A part of Gossypium hirsutum isolate 1008001.06 chromosome A07, Gossypium_hirsutum_v2.1, whole genome shotgun sequence genomic DNA contains:
- the LOC107955252 gene encoding E3 ubiquitin-protein ligase RNF4: MSTIEVRGPSLRGYRRRKALLDLNVPPTEIREQEGTSQQAGSEQLTAQPVQPPPPATIDVEAIDDDVIESSAIAFAAAKNNSRRSRGRTVVDVDSGRLARSTNNNLNRCRRLPPSPVVINCDRYINLESSPQSMVKEITKPQPLPKEPTFNCPICMGSLNEEMSTRCGHISCKACINAAIAAQGKCPTCRKRVTVKELIRVFLPSAS, translated from the exons ATGAGCACAATAGAAGTGAGGGGGCCTTCTCTTAGAGGGTATCGACGAAGGAAGGCACTCCTGGATCTCAATGTTCCTCCCACTGAAATCAGGGAACAGGAGGGTACTTCGCAGCAGGCTGGATCTGAGCAACTGACTGCTCAACCCGTACAGCCTCCACCACCTGCAACTATTGATGTTGAAGCTATTGATGATGATGTAATTGAATCTTCTGCTATAGCATTCGCAGCG GCTAAAAACAATTCTAGGAGAAGCCGTGGAAGGACTGTTGTTGACGTAGATTCAG GGCGGCTTGCTCGGTCAACTAATAATAACCTGAACAGGTGCCGGAGACTTCCTCCGTCCCCAGTAGTTATCAATTGTGATCGGTATATCAATTTGGAGAGTTCACCGCAGTCTATG GTCAAGGAAATTACAAAGCCCCAGCCACTTCCCAAGGAGCCAACCTTCAATTGTCCGATTTGTATGGGTTCATTAAATGAGGAGATGTCAACAAGATGTGGGCACATTTCCTGCAAGGCATGCATCAACGCTGCAATAGCAGCCCAGGGAAAATGCCCAACTTGCAGGAAAAGAGTGACTGTAAAGGAACTAATTAGGGTCTTCCTTCCATCAGCCAGCTGA